A genomic window from Corynebacterium fournieri includes:
- a CDS encoding potassium channel family protein has product MVNFPRFTSTQRLNIPPVVVIGLGRFGGAIAQELTRYGVEVLGVDADERLVREHAPLLTDATVADTTDPEALRQLGVHDFKRAVLGIGSALEASILTASNLVDLGVPDIWAKADSESHARILQRLGVHHVVRPEHDTGRRVAHLLGGRFQDFAELAENYGVIKMAPPRALLSGPCDAEKLWDKHRVQVVSVRNSNGEWQPFVPGQELSPSNLIVMAGAPDDLERFSQQ; this is encoded by the coding sequence CACGTCCACGCAGCGTTTGAATATCCCGCCCGTGGTGGTCATTGGCCTGGGCCGTTTCGGCGGTGCGATCGCCCAGGAGCTCACCCGCTACGGCGTGGAGGTCCTAGGCGTCGACGCGGATGAGCGGCTGGTACGCGAGCATGCGCCTTTGCTTACCGACGCCACCGTCGCCGACACCACCGACCCCGAAGCCTTACGCCAGCTCGGTGTTCACGACTTCAAACGCGCTGTACTCGGCATCGGCTCCGCGCTGGAGGCGTCCATCCTGACCGCCTCCAACCTGGTGGATCTAGGGGTGCCCGACATTTGGGCGAAGGCTGATTCGGAGTCCCACGCCCGCATTTTGCAACGCCTCGGCGTGCACCACGTGGTGCGCCCGGAGCACGACACCGGCCGCCGGGTGGCGCATCTGCTCGGCGGGAGGTTCCAGGATTTCGCAGAGCTGGCGGAGAACTACGGCGTGATCAAGATGGCCCCGCCGCGTGCGCTGCTGTCCGGCCCCTGCGACGCGGAAAAGCTGTGGGACAAGCACCGCGTGCAGGTGGTCTCCGTGCGCAACAGCAACGGCGAGTGGCAGCCGTTTGTGCCGGGCCAGGAGCTCTCCCCGTCGAACCTGATTGTGATGGCGGGTGCGCCGGACGACTTAGAGCGTTTCTCCCAGCAGTAG